A single window of Ischnura elegans chromosome 8, ioIscEleg1.1, whole genome shotgun sequence DNA harbors:
- the LOC124164485 gene encoding protein FAM200A-like, whose protein sequence is MAEELDFTAIERDEFLDMSADSTLKVKFEKSDVTLAAFWHATLGECPNLGQKAISLLLPFSTSYLCEQAFSAMATIKSKQRNWLLSLEDDMRVALSTIRTDIKSLCSKHQSQVSH, encoded by the coding sequence ATGGCTGAAGAGCTGGACTTCACGGCAATAGAACGTGACGAATTTCTTGATATGTCTGCTGATTCAACACTGAAAGTCAAATTTGAGAAGAGTGACGTGACACTGGCAGCTTTTTGGCATGCAACATTGGGGGAATGCCCTAATTTGGGTCAGAAAGCTATTTCTCTACTTTTGCCCTTCTCCACATCGTATCTGTGCGAGCAGGCATTTTCTGCCATGGCTACAATAAAATCGAAACAAAGAAATTGGCTTCTTTCACTTGAGGACGATATGCGGGTGGCATTGTCAACAATAAGAACTGATATCAAGAGTTTGTGTTCCAAGCATCAATCACAAGTTTCACACTGA
- the LOC124164486 gene encoding craniofacial development protein 2-like, with amino-acid sequence MTGRSRELASALKTRRVDIACVQETKWKGAKAKEIGEGYKLYYNGIRTNQNGVGIIVKSNLCDNVVEVTRISDRIMSININASETTLRVISCYAPQTGCPDDIKEEFWDQLDDHIRSVGPDEHLVIGGDLNGHVGLSRDGYEH; translated from the coding sequence ATGACTGGAAGAAGTCGAGAACTGGCATCCGCCCTGAAAACACGCCGTGTCGACATAGCATGCGTCCAAGAGACGAAATGGAAAGGAGCCAAGGCCAAGGAGATCGGGGAAGGATACAAGCTGTACTACAACGGCATACGGACTAACCAAAACGGCGTCGGTATCATCGTCAAGAGCAATCTGTGTGACAACGTTGTCGAAGTCACCCGCATCTCCGATCGTATAATGTCCATCAATATCAATGCCAGTGAAACCACCCTCAGGGTCATCAGTTGCTACGCTCCGCAAACGGGCTGCCCCGATGACATCAAGGAAGAGTTTTGGGATCAGCTGGATGACCATATCCGATCGGTGGGACCTGATGAACACCTGGTGATTGGGGGTGATCTGAATGGCCACGTTGGATTATCACGCGACGGTTATGAACATTAA
- the LOC124164487 gene encoding uncharacterized protein LOC124164487, whose product MIRRRDLKLVVDVKVLPSDNVAPQHRPLVIDLRLDIGQHRRVRTTGPAHIKWWRLNDNKNQLKIALDHLSVDPDQPVADLWRSVANQIQEAACEVLGRTKPGTRFIDKQVWWWNEDVQRIVKEKKMAFKKWRETNHIVDCEQYRTKKSAAKRAIAKAKTAHYDQLYADLDTPGGENKIYRLANSRHRATQDFSQVKCIKNDDHQILRDPPAILRRWREHFSAICNTEFPHPPIISADPISGPVQHISEAEVDAAIKEMKNGKATGPDDIPAEVWKLLGRNGVVILAELFNNIIIDNEVPDSWRTIITVPIWKAVAAGLYAACRAGD is encoded by the coding sequence ATGATACGCAGGCGAGACCTTAAGCTCGTGGTCGATGTAAAAGTTTTACCATCCGACAACGTCGCCCCACAACATCGTCCCCTCGTCATAGACTTGCGGCTGGACATTGGGCAACATCGACGAGTGCGCACGACCGGACCAGCCCATATCAAGTGGTGGCGATTAAACGATAACAAAAATCAACTGAAGATAGCCCTAGATCATCTGAGTGTCGATCCCGACCAGCCGGTGGCTGACCTATGGCGCAGTGTAGCGAACCAGATCCAAGAGGCCGCCTGTGAGGTCCTTGGGCGAACGAAACCAGGAACACGCTTTATCGATAAGCAGGTATGGTGGTGGAATGAAGACGTGCAACGCATCGTCAAAGAAAAGAAGATGGCCTTCAAGAAGTGGCGCGAGACAAACCATATTGTGGACTGTGAACAATACCGCACAAAGAAATCTGCCGCGAAACGAGCAATTGCTAAAGCAAAGACAGCACACTACGACCAGCTGTACGCCGACTTAGATACACCTGGAGGTGAAAATAAGATCTACCGCCTTGCCAACTCCCGACATCGAGCAACTCAGGATTTTAGCCAGGTCAAATGCATCAAAAACGACGATCACCAGATACTACGAGACCCACCTGCCATCCTTCGGCGCTGGAGAGAACACTTCTCGGCCATCTGTAACACAGAATTTCCCCACCCACCGATCATTAGCGCGGACCCTATATCCGGACCTGTGCAACACATCAGTGAAGCTGAGGTAGACGCCGCTATCAAGGAGATGAAGAATGGAAAGGCAACGGGCCCTGACGACATTCCAGCGGAAGTGTGGAAGCTACTTGGCCGCAACGGCGTTGTCATCCTCGCCGAGTTATTTAACAACATCATCATTGACAACGAAGTTCCCGACTCCTGGCGGACCATCATAactgtgcccatctggaagg